GCACAAACGAGCTAAAAAACTTATTCAGTCAACACGAAAAGTTAAACGTCAAGAGAAAAAAGTAATAGAGGAACTGGACATGTTCGCTGCTATGGAAGAAGCTAAAAGCATTAAAAAATCAGGCGAAAGTAAGCAATAAAAAAAGACCGCAATCATAGCGGCCTAAAGAAAAAGTCTAATTTAATTTTATCACATTTGGAGAGAAAGATATACATGGATAAAAAAATGTTGGAAGACATTATGGCACAGGTTAGTTTGAACGATCTATTTAGGCATATACGAAAGCGCGAGAAAGTAATGCTGGCTAGTAATGAAGACTTACGGCTTGTAATTACTGATATTGCAATGTATTCGGCTAACAAGAATGTTTATAATACGATTCGTTCCGGTCTTAAAATAACAGAAGAAAATGTCTGGTACTACAAAGGTGACCATGGCTTTGTTGTTACCGACCTAAAGAAACTGGTGCCGATTCCTTATTATAGAAAGACGTTAAAAACTTCAAAAAAAATCTTGGAATCTACTGAGCTAAACTGGTTGAATTCGCTCGTATTTGTTAGCAATAAATTACAATATGTCTACGTTGCAGAAGATGCACTTAATGTCATTTCTATACCTGAAACTATCGTACATGCAGGAGAAACCATCTCCGCAGTTGTTGTAAATGGAAGGCACTTAATTGCTCCAATAGACCCACCGAAAAATAACAAGTATTTACAGTCGTTAACTAACATAGATGGGAGATTATGTCATGACAATCCCTAAACAAATAACACCTAAAGACATATTATCCGCCGAGCAATTAGCTGAACTGTTAAGTGTTTCTAAGGACACCATTTATTCTATGGTTCAGCAACACAAAATTCCATGTCGACGTATTGGTAAGCAGCCAAGGTTTCCAATTTGGCTAATTATCGATTGGTTCAACGATTCGGCTAATTTATTAGAAAAAGGC
This portion of the Pelorhabdus rhamnosifermentans genome encodes:
- a CDS encoding helix-turn-helix domain-containing protein; protein product: MTIPKQITPKDILSAEQLAELLSVSKDTIYSMVQQHKIPCRRIGKQPRFPIWLIIDWFNDSANLLEKGQV